The following coding sequences are from one Bradyrhizobium sp. WSM471 window:
- a CDS encoding acyl-CoA dehydrogenase family protein: MMPTRPESPWMSDETRIFQNSVRQFIEAELVPNHARWSERGFPDASAWLKAGQVGLLLPDVPEKYGGGGGTFAYEAVIIEQLARSGVHFGFNIQSIVAHYILAYGNEEQKLRWLPRMAAGELVGAVGLTEPSSGSDLQSTRTTAQRDGDHYVINGSKTFITNGWQAGLVCLAVRTDPRVSGPRALSLLVIETKDLPGYRVGEPLEKVGRHAQDTCELFFDEVRVPVGNLLGPSEGRGLFQMMDQFRYERLSIGLSAVAAAERAIEITTAYVKERKAFGKPLLDLQNTRFKLAECRTEAHVGRVFVDNCIQQFINGQFDTVTAAMAKYWLTDSQCRIIDECVQLHGGYGYMQESAIARLWTDSRVQRIYGGANEVLKEVIGSSL; encoded by the coding sequence ATGATGCCGACACGTCCTGAATCGCCTTGGATGAGCGATGAGACAAGGATCTTTCAGAACTCGGTTCGACAGTTTATCGAAGCGGAGCTTGTCCCAAACCATGCGCGTTGGTCCGAACGTGGCTTCCCCGACGCTTCGGCTTGGCTCAAGGCAGGTCAGGTTGGATTGTTACTTCCGGACGTACCTGAGAAGTATGGAGGGGGAGGTGGGACCTTCGCCTATGAGGCCGTTATCATCGAACAGCTTGCTCGGAGCGGTGTCCACTTCGGCTTCAACATTCAGAGCATAGTTGCACATTATATCCTCGCCTATGGAAACGAAGAGCAGAAACTTCGATGGCTGCCGCGAATGGCCGCTGGCGAACTTGTTGGTGCGGTCGGATTGACGGAACCCAGTTCGGGATCGGATCTCCAGAGCACCAGAACCACAGCGCAAAGAGATGGCGATCATTATGTGATCAATGGATCAAAGACGTTCATCACAAACGGCTGGCAGGCCGGTCTTGTTTGTCTCGCGGTCCGGACTGATCCCAGAGTGTCCGGGCCGAGAGCCCTCTCACTGCTTGTGATTGAGACCAAAGATCTCCCGGGATATCGGGTAGGCGAGCCACTCGAGAAGGTCGGTCGGCACGCTCAAGACACTTGTGAATTGTTTTTCGACGAAGTGCGTGTTCCCGTCGGGAACCTGCTTGGCCCGAGCGAGGGGCGCGGCCTGTTTCAAATGATGGATCAGTTTCGATACGAGCGGCTGTCGATCGGACTGAGCGCGGTCGCGGCAGCGGAGCGCGCCATCGAAATCACCACCGCATACGTAAAGGAACGTAAGGCATTCGGCAAACCTCTGCTGGACCTGCAGAACACGCGCTTCAAGCTCGCCGAATGCAGGACCGAGGCGCATGTCGGTCGGGTGTTCGTGGATAATTGCATCCAGCAGTTTATCAATGGTCAGTTCGATACCGTTACCGCGGCCATGGCCAAATACTGGCTCACTGATAGCCAGTGTCGGATCATAGATGAGTGCGTGCAGTTGCACGGCGGCTACGGCTACATGCAGGAATCCGCAATTGCGCGCTTGTGGACCGACAGCCGGGTCCAGCGCATATACGGAGGTGCGAACGAGGTGTTAAAGGAAGTGATCGGCTCCTCGCTTTGA
- a CDS encoding thioesterase domain-containing protein: MDDAALLSTLRARDVRLWIEDTQLKCSAPVGALDDELKQALASRKQSIMTILRQAEARNIERTSIVPIKPDGSRPPIFAVSGHGGDIFCMLPLARHLHAEQPMVGIQPPGLDGSEPLSTVQDLARYEVQQIRKYRPEGPYLIAGHCAGGALAFEVAQQLTAMGQKVALLALIGSAYPTMFNPTSLLLVRLSSYLKVLTPSAFKRRLQLRLERQKGVELVGASNLAARSRVENATVAAVHNYTPRVYDGHVDLFITADWWHRAHLWKPFARSVSEHHLEKFEVNDLLIGEHVGVLAGAMQERLNQIGA, from the coding sequence ATGGATGATGCAGCCCTCCTTTCGACGCTTCGCGCCCGCGACGTCCGCCTGTGGATCGAGGATACGCAATTGAAGTGCAGCGCCCCGGTAGGGGCGTTGGATGATGAGCTAAAGCAGGCGCTTGCCAGCCGCAAGCAATCGATCATGACAATTCTCCGGCAAGCCGAAGCCCGGAATATCGAACGAACCTCGATCGTGCCTATCAAGCCAGATGGATCGAGGCCTCCGATATTTGCAGTTTCTGGCCACGGCGGCGACATCTTTTGTATGCTTCCGTTAGCGCGACACCTGCACGCGGAGCAGCCGATGGTCGGCATTCAACCGCCTGGTCTCGATGGCAGTGAGCCGCTCTCAACGGTCCAAGATCTCGCACGTTATGAAGTCCAGCAAATCCGCAAGTACCGTCCGGAAGGCCCCTATCTGATTGCAGGGCACTGTGCAGGCGGAGCTTTAGCCTTCGAGGTCGCGCAACAGCTCACAGCAATGGGACAGAAAGTGGCCCTGCTTGCGCTCATAGGCAGTGCGTATCCGACGATGTTCAATCCAACATCGCTGTTGCTCGTACGCCTTTCCAGCTACCTGAAAGTGCTGACCCCGAGCGCGTTCAAACGCCGCCTTCAATTGAGGCTCGAACGACAGAAGGGCGTGGAACTCGTGGGAGCCAGCAATCTCGCCGCCAGAAGCCGGGTAGAGAATGCAACAGTCGCGGCGGTCCACAACTATACGCCGCGGGTTTATGACGGCCATGTCGACCTCTTCATTACAGCCGACTGGTGGCATCGCGCACACCTTTGGAAGCCGTTTGCTCGCTCGGTCAGCGAACACCATCTTGAGAAGTTTGAGGTCAATGATCTATTGATCGGCGAGCACGTCGGCGTCCTCGCCGGCGCAATGCAAGAGCGGCTAAACCAGATCGGCGCCTGA